The proteins below are encoded in one region of Alistipes communis:
- a CDS encoding peroxiredoxin yields MENLNTTPLPRIGDKAPSFEAVTTQGPIRFPEDYAGRWIILFSHPSDFTPVCTSEFMTFAARSDEFEALNCQLVGLSVDGLYSHIAWLRTIRDKIVYRGMQHVEVRFPLIADLRMKVANLYGMIQPGESSTSAVRAVFFIDPDATIRAVIYYPLALGRNFDEIKRVLVGLQTVDRFNVALPADWHPGDEAIVPTASSSAAAEERMTRPDEGTQCYDWFFCTRPLPQEELEEVPVQ; encoded by the coding sequence ATGGAAAATCTGAACACCACTCCCCTGCCGCGCATCGGCGACAAGGCCCCGTCGTTCGAGGCCGTCACTACGCAAGGCCCGATCCGCTTTCCGGAAGATTATGCCGGACGCTGGATCATCCTTTTCAGCCACCCGTCGGACTTCACGCCCGTCTGTACCTCCGAATTCATGACCTTCGCGGCGCGCAGCGACGAATTCGAAGCGCTCAACTGCCAGCTCGTCGGACTCTCGGTCGACGGACTGTACAGCCACATCGCATGGCTGCGCACGATCCGCGACAAGATCGTCTACCGCGGAATGCAGCACGTCGAGGTGCGCTTCCCGCTGATCGCCGATCTGCGGATGAAAGTCGCCAACCTCTACGGCATGATCCAGCCGGGCGAAAGTTCGACGTCGGCCGTCCGAGCCGTCTTCTTCATCGACCCCGACGCCACGATCCGCGCCGTGATCTACTATCCGCTGGCGCTGGGCCGTAACTTCGACGAGATCAAACGCGTGCTCGTCGGCCTGCAAACCGTCGACCGCTTCAACGTGGCGCTGCCCGCCGACTGGCATCCGGGCGACGAAGCGATCGTGCCCACCGCCTCGTCGTCGGCCGCTGCCGAAGAGCGCATGACCCGTCCCGACGAAGGGACGCAGTGTTACGACTGGTTCTTCTGCACGCGGCCGCTGCCGCAGGAAGAGCTCGAAGAAGTTCCCGTACAATAA
- a CDS encoding peptidylprolyl isomerase, with translation MASLNTLRTKFGALLSVIIALALLAFILSLKTDMGFSDNDPKVGVIDGDKIRYSEYLNQYDAIKNRNGGVEASTDQESDQLAAATWQALFADHVLVPGFERMGIEVPEQERLDMVSGKIPSQAFYSAFGDPRTGAYNAAAVSQFLSQAASDARAQQAWNDLNEQARLERAVQKYATLIGKGAYVNKLEIEDGVDAANQVFGGKYVAKRYSSVPDSLVSVSSGEIKSFYNAHKEMFKQSPSRTLSYVVFEVNATDDDMLNLEKEVRAVGEKFDAAEDVKLFVRQDRHGEIADRYVTAAQLGEQAEALVAGKMFGPELKNNVWTMARVVESRMAPDTLGLKMIVLPYTAEKLADSLKTVATSENFADLSRQYSANEELAAAGGEVGVYPFSAFNTVMAEALSDARKGDVVKVMSGDAIQLVNVYRADKPSKHYKVATVSYPVEASAATLRDVHNQASTFAVNAKGSAAAFNEAASKAAVTPRIATLNMGDRSVRGLEGSREVARWAYGADKGDLSEIFKVGKDYVVALLTEIDDDEYASVKKAAPQIQNRLLRDKKYDYIVKNLSDASLAGAAESFGSEVTDFKDVTFGSFYIDGAGVEPALVGAITETTEKGKVSAPVKGISGVYLFEVTAIDPAERQQTAEDEKVRAEAMAEGMMQQRLLPALQEMAEMKDLSGRYF, from the coding sequence ATGGCAAGTTTGAACACTTTACGGACCAAGTTCGGCGCGCTTCTGTCGGTGATTATCGCACTCGCCCTCTTGGCATTCATTCTGTCGTTGAAGACCGACATGGGTTTCTCGGACAACGATCCGAAGGTCGGCGTGATCGACGGCGACAAGATCCGCTACTCCGAGTATCTGAATCAGTACGACGCCATCAAGAACCGCAACGGCGGCGTAGAGGCTTCGACCGATCAGGAGTCCGACCAGCTGGCCGCCGCGACGTGGCAGGCGCTTTTCGCCGACCACGTGCTCGTCCCCGGCTTCGAGCGGATGGGTATCGAGGTTCCCGAGCAGGAGCGTCTGGACATGGTCAGCGGCAAGATCCCTTCGCAGGCCTTCTATTCGGCTTTCGGCGATCCGCGTACGGGGGCTTACAACGCTGCCGCCGTGTCGCAGTTCCTGTCGCAGGCCGCTTCCGACGCCCGCGCGCAACAGGCGTGGAACGACCTGAACGAGCAGGCCCGGCTGGAACGCGCCGTGCAGAAATACGCCACGCTGATCGGCAAGGGCGCCTATGTCAACAAACTCGAAATCGAGGACGGTGTCGATGCGGCCAACCAGGTCTTCGGCGGGAAGTATGTCGCCAAGCGTTATTCGTCGGTGCCCGATTCGCTGGTGAGCGTCTCGTCGGGCGAGATCAAGTCGTTCTACAACGCCCATAAGGAGATGTTCAAGCAGTCGCCGTCGCGCACGCTGTCGTACGTGGTCTTCGAGGTGAACGCTACGGACGACGATATGCTGAACCTCGAAAAGGAGGTGCGCGCCGTCGGCGAGAAGTTCGACGCCGCGGAGGACGTGAAACTCTTCGTGCGTCAGGATCGCCACGGCGAGATCGCCGACCGTTATGTGACGGCGGCGCAGCTGGGCGAACAGGCCGAGGCGCTCGTCGCGGGCAAGATGTTCGGCCCTGAGTTGAAGAACAACGTCTGGACGATGGCCCGTGTGGTGGAGAGCCGCATGGCTCCCGATACGCTCGGTCTGAAAATGATCGTGCTTCCGTATACCGCCGAGAAACTGGCCGACAGTCTCAAAACGGTGGCGACGAGTGAGAATTTCGCCGACCTGTCGCGTCAGTATTCGGCCAACGAGGAGTTGGCCGCCGCAGGCGGCGAGGTGGGCGTCTACCCCTTCTCGGCCTTCAATACCGTAATGGCCGAAGCGCTTTCGGACGCCAGAAAGGGCGACGTGGTGAAGGTGATGAGCGGCGACGCCATCCAGCTCGTCAACGTTTACCGTGCCGACAAACCCTCGAAACATTACAAGGTGGCGACGGTAAGCTATCCCGTGGAGGCTTCGGCCGCAACGCTGCGCGACGTTCACAATCAGGCCAGCACCTTCGCCGTGAACGCCAAAGGTTCCGCCGCCGCGTTCAACGAGGCGGCCTCGAAGGCTGCCGTGACGCCGCGCATAGCGACGCTCAACATGGGTGACCGCTCGGTTCGCGGTCTGGAAGGTTCGCGTGAAGTGGCCCGCTGGGCCTACGGCGCGGACAAGGGCGACCTGTCGGAGATTTTCAAGGTCGGCAAGGACTATGTCGTGGCGCTGCTCACGGAGATCGACGACGACGAGTACGCTTCGGTGAAGAAGGCTGCCCCGCAGATTCAGAACCGCCTGCTGCGCGACAAGAAATACGACTATATCGTGAAGAACCTCTCCGATGCGTCGCTGGCAGGCGCCGCCGAGAGCTTCGGCAGCGAGGTGACCGATTTCAAGGACGTGACCTTCGGGTCGTTCTACATCGACGGTGCGGGTGTCGAGCCGGCGCTCGTGGGTGCGATCACCGAGACGACCGAGAAAGGCAAGGTTTCGGCTCCGGTCAAGGGCATTTCGGGCGTTTACCTCTTCGAGGTGACTGCGATCGATCCGGCCGAGCGGCAGCAGACGGCCGAGGACGAGAAGGTGCGTGCCGAAGCGATGGCCGAGGGAATGATGCAGCAGCGCCTCCTGCCGGCTTTGCAGGAGATGGCCGAGATGAAGGATTTGAGCGGCCGTTATTTCTGA
- the trxA gene encoding thioredoxin, whose amino-acid sequence MAITQLTKTEFSEKIANLDSAISEWHYLGSRPAIVDFYATWCGLCRTLAPILEELSEEYAGEVDIYKVDIDREQELAAAFGVRSVPTLLFIPARGMPQMATGALPKETLREAIGELLLKLPAAES is encoded by the coding sequence ATGGCAATCACGCAACTGACCAAAACCGAATTCTCGGAAAAAATCGCCAACCTCGACTCCGCCATCTCCGAATGGCACTATCTGGGCTCGCGACCGGCCATCGTCGACTTCTATGCGACCTGGTGCGGCCTCTGCCGCACGCTCGCACCGATCCTGGAAGAGCTCTCCGAGGAGTACGCCGGCGAAGTGGATATCTACAAGGTCGACATCGACCGCGAACAGGAGCTGGCCGCAGCCTTCGGCGTGCGCTCCGTCCCCACGCTGCTCTTCATCCCCGCCCGGGGAATGCCGCAGATGGCTACCGGGGCATTGCCGAAGGAGACGCTGCGCGAAGCCATCGGCGAGCTGCTGCTCAAACTCCCCGCCGCCGAGTCCTGA
- a CDS encoding bifunctional methionine sulfoxide reductase B/A protein — protein sequence MKPLTPDERRIIVDKGTEAPFTGKYYKHSERGLYRCRQCGAPLYRSEDKFDAGCGWPAFDDEIAGAVRRTPDADGRRTEITCARCGAHLGHVFTGERFTDKNTRHCVNSLSLDFVPAAESSDRTSSEAAATTETAIFAGGCFWGVEYLLEQQPGVLSVEAGYTGGRTDRPTYEEVCSHTTGHAEAVRVTFDTSKVSYETLARLFFEIHAPTQIDRQGPDIGDQYRSEIFYTSPEQRAVAERLIALLRSKGYRVATRVTPAGPFWPAETCHQDYYRRRGTLPYCYAYTRRF from the coding sequence ATGAAACCGCTCACACCCGACGAACGCCGGATCATCGTCGACAAGGGAACCGAGGCTCCCTTCACGGGAAAATACTACAAGCACAGCGAGCGCGGCCTCTACCGCTGCCGCCAGTGCGGCGCGCCGCTCTACCGTTCGGAGGACAAGTTCGATGCGGGGTGCGGCTGGCCCGCCTTCGACGACGAGATCGCAGGTGCGGTACGCCGCACGCCCGACGCCGACGGCCGCCGCACCGAGATCACCTGCGCCCGCTGCGGGGCGCATCTGGGGCATGTCTTCACGGGTGAACGCTTTACCGACAAGAATACGCGCCACTGCGTCAACTCCCTCTCGCTCGACTTCGTGCCGGCCGCGGAGTCGTCCGACCGGACCTCCTCCGAGGCGGCCGCCACGACCGAAACGGCGATCTTCGCCGGCGGTTGTTTCTGGGGCGTGGAATACCTGCTGGAACAACAGCCCGGCGTCCTCTCGGTCGAAGCGGGTTACACCGGCGGCCGCACCGACCGCCCTACCTACGAGGAGGTGTGCAGCCATACCACGGGACACGCCGAAGCGGTGCGCGTGACCTTCGATACGTCGAAGGTCTCCTACGAAACGCTCGCACGCCTCTTCTTCGAGATCCACGCCCCTACGCAGATCGACCGCCAAGGGCCCGACATCGGCGACCAGTACCGCTCCGAAATCTTCTACACCTCGCCCGAACAACGCGCCGTGGCCGAACGGCTCATCGCCCTGCTCCGCAGCAAAGGTTACCGCGTCGCCACGCGCGTGACGCCGGCCGGCCCCTTCTGGCCCGCCGAAACCTGTCACCAGGACTACTACCGCCGCCGGGGAACGCTCCCCTACTGCTACGCCTACACCCGCCGCTTCTGA
- the lptC gene encoding LPS export ABC transporter periplasmic protein LptC: MARLIGRYVLVALLVAGSAILLFSCDKPPAAASGGDEALMTEYSEHLSVIMSENGRRSYFFKAPLLEGYTLVKEPYREFRKGIEITTYQDDSLTTVDAVLTANYAIYYENRKLWEAKGDVVVVKSDGKTLYTQQLFWNAKTQRIYSNVDTKIVQNEGGNVFQGEGFESDEAFKEWRFRRFTGKMDVDVSQEDDEPSESEAADGEDRPAGEKTPQSVTRPPAGSAPAPAAAGERGPAGAVGKEQTVAGRELAPETGGKPAAGSEVAAIVSDPAAEGNPADTVKKGQPTAAERERAAEASEKPAAESGAAVPGETPTGEKTPDNGDPAPAALSPQADEPQTDA, from the coding sequence ATGGCCCGTCTGATCGGACGATATGTTCTGGTAGCACTCCTCGTTGCGGGGAGTGCTATCTTGCTATTCTCGTGCGACAAGCCTCCTGCCGCAGCGAGCGGCGGCGACGAGGCGCTGATGACCGAGTACAGCGAACACCTGTCGGTCATCATGTCCGAGAACGGGCGGCGCTCCTATTTCTTCAAGGCGCCGCTGCTCGAAGGATATACGCTGGTCAAGGAGCCGTACCGCGAGTTCCGCAAGGGGATCGAGATCACCACCTACCAGGACGACTCGCTGACGACGGTCGACGCCGTGCTGACGGCCAACTACGCGATCTATTACGAGAACCGGAAGCTGTGGGAGGCCAAGGGCGACGTGGTGGTCGTCAAGTCCGACGGCAAGACACTCTACACCCAGCAGCTCTTCTGGAATGCCAAGACGCAGCGCATCTATTCGAACGTCGATACGAAGATCGTCCAGAACGAAGGCGGCAACGTCTTTCAGGGCGAGGGCTTCGAGTCGGACGAAGCCTTCAAGGAATGGCGTTTCCGCCGCTTCACGGGGAAAATGGATGTCGATGTGAGCCAGGAGGACGACGAACCGTCCGAATCGGAAGCTGCCGACGGGGAAGACCGGCCGGCCGGCGAAAAGACGCCGCAGTCCGTGACCCGCCCGCCTGCCGGCTCCGCACCTGCGCCTGCCGCTGCGGGTGAACGCGGTCCTGCCGGTGCGGTCGGGAAGGAACAGACCGTTGCCGGACGCGAGCTGGCGCCTGAAACGGGCGGAAAGCCTGCTGCCGGATCGGAGGTTGCCGCAATTGTTTCGGATCCTGCTGCCGAAGGCAATCCCGCCGATACTGTTAAAAAAGGGCAGCCTACCGCAGCCGAACGTGAACGGGCCGCCGAAGCGAGCGAAAAGCCTGCCGCCGAATCGGGGGCTGCCGTCCCCGGTGAAACCCCGACCGGAGAGAAGACTCCCGATAACGGCGATCCTGCCCCTGCGGCCCTTTCGCCGCAGGCGGACGAACCGCAAACCGACGCGTAG
- a CDS encoding hemolysin family protein produces the protein MTVSVILILVMLLLSAFFSGMEIAFVSKNRLKLEIDRKQSGLLDFVAKVFERHPGQYITSILVGNNIALVVYSLYMSSLLRALAALAGWDAVAQGGSVLAETLISTVVIIFVAEYLPKSIVKGNPNFYYRAFAPLLFVFYILLYPIVWLTTVVSYVILRLFGCRMKRQAPAADFNRTDLESLIEGSTEVQHDEENEIKLFQNALDFADLRVRDCMVPRIDVEAVELSTSVEELTRRFVESKYSRIFVWEGSIDNIVGYVNSKSLFRQPADLRKVLMTAYFVPETMPLQALLEHFIKHRSYIAVVIDEFGGTAGIISLEDVLEQIFGEIEDEHDEQDMIEKQVDENEYVFSCRLEVKYLNERYGLGIEESREYDTLAGYIISHLDGIPSAGQSLTVDGLEIRVLRTTRSRIELARVRRL, from the coding sequence ATGACCGTATCCGTTATCCTGATCCTCGTGATGCTGCTCCTCTCGGCCTTCTTTTCGGGCATGGAGATCGCCTTCGTGAGCAAGAACCGCCTCAAACTGGAGATCGACCGCAAGCAGAGCGGCCTGCTCGATTTCGTGGCGAAGGTCTTCGAGCGGCATCCGGGGCAGTACATCACGTCGATTCTGGTGGGCAACAACATCGCGCTGGTCGTCTATTCGCTCTACATGTCGTCGCTGCTGCGCGCGCTCGCTGCGCTGGCCGGCTGGGACGCCGTGGCGCAGGGCGGGTCGGTGCTGGCCGAAACGCTCATCTCGACGGTCGTCATCATCTTCGTGGCGGAATATCTGCCCAAGTCGATCGTCAAGGGAAATCCCAATTTCTATTACCGAGCCTTCGCGCCGCTGCTCTTCGTCTTTTACATCCTGCTCTATCCGATCGTATGGCTTACGACCGTCGTTTCGTATGTCATCCTGCGGCTGTTCGGCTGCCGGATGAAGAGGCAGGCGCCGGCGGCCGACTTCAACCGCACCGATCTCGAAAGTCTGATCGAGGGGTCGACGGAGGTGCAGCACGACGAGGAGAACGAGATCAAACTGTTTCAGAACGCGCTGGACTTCGCCGATCTGCGCGTGCGCGACTGCATGGTGCCGCGCATCGATGTCGAGGCCGTCGAGCTGTCGACGAGCGTCGAAGAGCTGACGCGCCGCTTCGTCGAGAGCAAATATTCGCGCATCTTCGTCTGGGAGGGCAGTATCGATAATATCGTGGGATACGTCAACTCCAAGAGCCTGTTCCGCCAGCCGGCCGATCTGAGGAAGGTACTGATGACGGCCTATTTCGTGCCGGAGACCATGCCGTTGCAGGCGTTGCTGGAACACTTCATCAAGCACCGCTCCTACATCGCCGTGGTGATCGACGAGTTCGGCGGCACGGCGGGCATCATCTCGCTCGAAGACGTGCTGGAACAGATTTTCGGCGAGATCGAGGACGAGCACGACGAGCAGGATATGATCGAGAAGCAGGTCGACGAGAACGAGTACGTCTTTTCGTGCCGGCTCGAAGTGAAATACCTCAACGAACGCTACGGGCTCGGCATCGAGGAGAGCCGCGAATATGACACGCTGGCGGGTTATATCATCTCGCATCTGGACGGGATTCCTTCTGCCGGTCAGTCGCTTACGGTCGACGGCCTCGAAATCCGTGTGTTGCGCACGACCCGTTCGCGCATCGAGCTGGCGCGGGTCAGACGGTTGTGA
- a CDS encoding TonB-dependent receptor, which yields MRKLAFLFLSLFAFCTASAQVTTSSMSGRVADTDGQPIIGATIVAVHTPTGTQYATASTRNGQFNLGGMRVGGPYDVEVSFIGCNTEKIEGIYLTIGEEATLDFVLREDSQSIGEVVVVGKANPVFNANRTGAQEVVTLEMMEKLPTTSRSLDEFVKLTPMSSGKNFAGTSYRFNNVTVDGASFNNSFGLSSALGAQGTEPISLESIEQVQVMIAPYDVRNGGFTGGGINSVTKSGTNEWHASAYMYTKSPELQGRRVRDYVGQVSEFSNRQYGVSLSGPIVKNKLFFFVNGELDRQDEPISNRLADSRVSAADLDDLAKFLGDQFNYNPGGYDLSKTETRADRLTARIDWNINDRNTFSLKYYYLKSYNTNAPSTSGAPANGRGPNAYAMPFSSSYYRTNNDFNIVMADWNSTINDHMSNTLKVGYSRLRDYRDMDGGFFPQVDILKDGSSYTVFGTEANSYNNQLDTDIFQIQDNFTMNYGRHQITVGTQSDYRSFSNGFAQNYPGSWVFSSIDDFKFNVLAAKDYMASHGNMTGFDITKYDPSQFGLKGVVNGGLANSAGTGQTHYLQKYSLMEGFPFAEIDVLQLGFYVQDKWTPSNRFSLTFGLRVDMPIFMTDLPENPRVAAETYRDGIKVDVSKYPGVHPQFSPRVGFNWKPLEDGSLQLRGGTGLFTGTPPYVWISNQAGNNGVLFGSIDMEGEALKNLGFLGSIDQNANMYKPAEAAYSRAEIAVTDPDFKYPSLWKSNLALDYKWRGWVFTLEALYTKDVNAIYHDNIGIEVAEGKYVNDGGQGQRTAFTGRYYAENKTLNPMNGENGAASHVVMLRNTNKGYSFYTTLQIQKEFVQGPLRGLYLNGSYTMGTARSVTDGTSSVATSAWKYTQKVAVNSEELGYSAGSFDGRLLLSAFYTARWGKHGATNFGLVYQRYRPFRFSYCYGGDANGDGQTANDLIYVPANRDEAVGHLVSDGFADNNGNMAGDKDFDEAQAWENAWQAMDKFIEQDAYLSKHRGEYTKRNGAVAPFANQLDLSISHDIIVPQRNGREHKLRFSFNIDNFLNLLNRNWGVSYSQYLGTNGQQYQFLSVTQKPTAANDYTLQYKMTNGLKDIYGNDISLDRTYKPDIGSYWTMQFGIKYMF from the coding sequence ATGAGGAAACTTGCCTTTTTATTTTTGTCGCTGTTCGCATTCTGTACGGCTTCGGCACAGGTGACGACGTCGAGCATGAGCGGTCGCGTCGCCGACACCGACGGCCAGCCGATCATCGGTGCGACGATCGTCGCCGTGCATACGCCGACGGGTACGCAGTATGCTACGGCATCGACACGCAACGGCCAGTTCAACTTGGGCGGTATGCGTGTGGGAGGTCCTTACGATGTGGAGGTCAGCTTTATCGGCTGCAATACGGAAAAGATCGAGGGAATCTATCTGACCATCGGCGAGGAGGCTACGTTGGACTTCGTGTTGCGCGAAGACTCGCAGTCGATTGGTGAAGTGGTGGTCGTAGGCAAGGCCAATCCGGTCTTCAATGCCAACCGCACGGGCGCGCAGGAGGTCGTGACGCTCGAAATGATGGAGAAACTGCCTACGACGAGCCGTTCGCTCGATGAATTCGTCAAACTGACGCCCATGTCGAGCGGTAAGAATTTCGCCGGTACGTCGTATCGTTTCAACAACGTGACCGTCGACGGTGCGTCGTTCAACAACTCGTTCGGCCTGTCGTCGGCGCTGGGCGCCCAGGGTACGGAGCCCATCTCGCTCGAATCGATCGAGCAGGTGCAGGTGATGATCGCTCCCTACGACGTGCGCAACGGCGGCTTCACGGGCGGCGGTATCAACTCGGTGACCAAGTCGGGTACCAACGAGTGGCACGCTTCGGCCTATATGTATACCAAGAGTCCCGAGTTGCAGGGCCGCCGCGTGCGCGACTATGTCGGTCAGGTGTCGGAGTTCTCCAATCGTCAGTACGGTGTGAGCCTGAGCGGCCCGATCGTGAAGAACAAGCTCTTCTTCTTCGTCAACGGCGAGCTGGACCGTCAGGACGAACCGATCTCGAACCGTCTGGCCGATTCGCGTGTCTCGGCTGCCGATCTGGACGATCTGGCCAAGTTTCTCGGCGATCAGTTCAACTACAATCCGGGCGGTTACGATCTGTCGAAGACCGAGACGCGGGCCGATCGTCTTACGGCGCGTATCGACTGGAATATCAACGATCGGAATACCTTCTCGTTGAAGTACTACTACCTGAAATCCTATAATACGAACGCACCTTCGACGTCGGGCGCTCCTGCCAACGGACGCGGCCCCAACGCCTATGCCATGCCCTTCTCGTCGAGCTACTACCGCACGAACAACGATTTCAACATCGTCATGGCCGACTGGAACTCGACGATCAACGACCACATGTCCAACACGTTGAAGGTGGGGTACTCGCGTCTGCGCGACTATCGCGACATGGACGGCGGTTTCTTCCCGCAGGTCGACATCCTCAAAGACGGATCGAGCTATACGGTCTTCGGTACCGAGGCCAACTCCTACAACAACCAGCTCGATACCGACATCTTCCAGATTCAGGACAACTTCACGATGAACTACGGCCGTCACCAGATCACCGTCGGCACGCAGTCGGACTATCGCAGTTTCAGCAACGGCTTCGCGCAGAACTATCCGGGCTCGTGGGTCTTTTCGTCGATCGACGACTTCAAGTTCAACGTGCTGGCCGCAAAGGATTACATGGCTTCGCACGGCAATATGACGGGCTTCGACATTACCAAGTACGACCCCTCGCAGTTCGGTCTGAAGGGCGTGGTCAACGGCGGTCTTGCCAACAGCGCCGGTACGGGGCAGACGCACTACTTGCAGAAGTATTCGCTTATGGAGGGCTTCCCCTTCGCCGAGATCGACGTGCTGCAACTCGGCTTTTACGTGCAGGACAAGTGGACGCCCAGCAACCGTTTCTCGCTGACGTTCGGTCTGCGCGTCGATATGCCGATTTTCATGACCGACCTGCCTGAGAATCCGCGCGTGGCGGCCGAGACCTATCGTGACGGCATCAAGGTCGACGTTTCGAAATATCCGGGCGTGCACCCGCAGTTCTCGCCGCGCGTGGGCTTCAACTGGAAACCGCTCGAAGACGGTTCGTTGCAGTTGCGCGGCGGTACGGGACTCTTCACGGGCACGCCTCCCTATGTCTGGATTTCGAATCAGGCGGGCAACAACGGCGTGCTTTTCGGGTCGATCGACATGGAAGGCGAGGCGCTGAAAAATCTCGGTTTCCTGGGCAGCATCGATCAGAACGCCAATATGTACAAACCCGCCGAGGCGGCCTATTCCCGTGCCGAGATCGCCGTGACGGATCCCGATTTCAAGTATCCGAGCCTGTGGAAGAGCAATCTTGCGCTCGACTACAAGTGGCGCGGCTGGGTATTCACGCTCGAAGCCCTCTACACGAAGGATGTCAATGCGATCTACCATGACAACATCGGTATCGAGGTCGCCGAAGGCAAATACGTGAACGACGGCGGTCAAGGACAGCGCACGGCCTTCACGGGGAGATATTACGCCGAGAACAAGACGCTCAACCCGATGAACGGAGAAAACGGCGCCGCTTCGCACGTCGTGATGCTTCGCAATACGAACAAGGGCTACTCGTTCTACACCACGCTCCAAATTCAGAAGGAGTTCGTGCAGGGGCCGCTGCGCGGTCTCTACCTCAATGGATCGTATACGATGGGTACGGCGCGCAGCGTGACCGACGGTACGTCGTCGGTGGCTACGTCGGCCTGGAAATATACGCAGAAGGTGGCTGTCAACAGCGAGGAGCTGGGCTATTCGGCCGGCTCGTTCGACGGGCGGCTGTTGTTGAGCGCCTTCTACACGGCACGCTGGGGCAAGCACGGTGCGACCAACTTCGGTCTGGTCTACCAGCGTTACCGTCCTTTCCGCTTCTCCTACTGCTACGGCGGCGACGCCAACGGCGACGGTCAGACGGCCAACGACCTGATCTACGTGCCGGCCAACCGCGACGAAGCGGTCGGCCATCTGGTTTCCGACGGTTTCGCCGACAACAACGGCAACATGGCCGGTGACAAGGATTTCGACGAGGCGCAGGCCTGGGAGAATGCCTGGCAGGCGATGGACAAGTTCATCGAGCAGGACGCCTATCTGAGCAAGCACCGCGGCGAGTACACTAAGCGCAACGGCGCCGTGGCACCCTTCGCCAATCAGCTCGACCTGAGCATTTCGCACGACATCATCGTTCCGCAGCGCAACGGTCGCGAGCACAAGTTGCGATTCAGTTTCAACATCGACAACTTCCTCAACCTGCTCAACCGCAACTGGGGTGTAAGCTACTCGCAGTATCTGGGGACGAACGGTCAGCAGTATCAGTTCTTGTCCGTCACGCAGAAGCCGACGGCGGCCAACGACTATACGCTTCAATACAAGATGACCAACGGATTGAAGGACATCTACGGCAACGACATTTCGCTGGATCGTACCTACAAACCCGATATCGGTTCCTATTGGACGATGCAGTTCGGTATCAAATATATGTTCTAA